The Spinacia oleracea cultivar Varoflay chromosome 2, BTI_SOV_V1, whole genome shotgun sequence DNA segment ttagtataaataacCATGTTCTTAGTGCTTGTTGTTGTTAccaaattgttttgttgtagtTTCATCACAAAGTACCAAACAAAAAATTTGCTATACTGAATTCCGAAACATTTTGACCGTTGCTAATTTGAAATAAGATTTATTTGCGTTAGCGCGAAACCTTGAGCCCTTATTCTTCCTATATACCCTTGAAACATTATTGTGTAAAGGTCTTACAATCTCTTTATTAGAAGGCGGAATTCTTTGGGTGTTCCGCCATTTCAGTCGCATATTATAGTCCTACTATTTCATTGTTATCTCTGTCATTTAACTGATTACTTTAAGTTTTATGGCCAACCGAACAAGAGTAGTATTGGTAAGGTCATTATGCCTTAAATTCATACTCACTTAATATGTTATAACCAGGGTTTTAAATACTCGATTAGGCTAACTTTCTTCAATCAAGTGGTGTAATCAACAAAATTACAAAAGTTGTTTTGTCAATAATCACTGCTTTTAGGAGGGATTGAAAGACACATAGAGCACCACCGGTCTATTTTCTTTCCACCAATAAAAGACACTTAGAACTCGGTTGTGCATAGTTTGGAACATCAATCTCTTTGATGCCTGAAAACCTTTTTCACCTCTGTTATACCACGATTTGGTGTAATTCGGATCCGATTTCCACTTCCTTTGATGCTTCAAACTCTGAAGATCCACCAAAAATTTGGATGGTCAGTTCTTAATGTTCTATCAACACCACCAAAATCAAAGAACATAAAGAAACTTGATTATAAAAGTATCGGAAACTCACCGGCTTATTCGAATTGAGATACCAAGGAGCAGAAGACATATACTGCGGAATGTGAGGATTAATCTCTTTTCCATCTTCATCAACCTCAGCTGGCGCAAGCCCAGCTTTACGAGCTTCCTCTAATTCAAACTGCTTCCTATGGTCTTCCCTAGACTTAAACGCCACTGCAAATTTCTCCATAATCAATTTAGAAACATCTCCAATAGCGCAATAATCGTTCAGTGTTTCGAAAACCTCTAATTACACGAACAATTCATATACAGCTCCAGTTTAACAAGATATTTTTTTACCGGCGaaacaaaaaatcaaatttcGAGTAAAATTAACAAGATATCTAAACTCAACAATCATGAATTAGGGATTACACGCAATTGAATATAcgaaaaattcaaattaaatcaaGAAATTCATCCCATTTACACGAACAATTCGAATTAAATCAAGCAATTCATCCAATCAAATCTAAAAGCTATATACCAAAACCCTAAAAAGTGTCGAATTGCAAATTCCAGTTGAAATCATACCTGATGCAATCGCCATTATTGATTAATAGTTTAAGCTTTCGATTGGTGATTGGAGGACAAAGAAAGAGAGGGCGGTGAGGGTGGCGGAGGCCCTTCTACTCCCCCCTTCTTCTTCTCAACCGGATCTTTCTCGGCGCAGCGGCCTTCTTCTCCTCCACGGGCTTCTTAATTTTGTTTAGATTCTAGAAGATTGGAGGTTTCATTAATTCtgcaggagagagaaagttagtGAATGTGAAGGTCGGAAAATGCGGTGGAAGACGCTCGTCAACTTGGCAATCCCAAGCTGCATTTCAGTTTGCCTGGAATGGTGGTGGTATGAAATCATGATTTTATTATGTGGGTTGTTGACAAACCCTCAAGCTACAGTTGCATCAATGGTGCCATTGTTgctgatgagagagaaagtgagagagtTTTGGGAGGAGTTTGTTCTGTTAAAAGTAGAAGAAAGACTTGGAATAAGGGTAAAACAGTAAAGTTATgttaacggagacttaacgtccgttaagtgtaagggtagtttgggagTTATGTTAAAGGTggagggcatttggtgaatttctgaaagtcaaggggcatttggtgaatttcgtgaaaattgaggggtatttcatgaaaaatccgaaaaaaaaactatatattACCTAAAACTCGTTATGATTAGTTACATTTGAGATTACAAGACTTTAAGTCTGTAACTGAATATAACTCAGCTATATTCAGAATTACTTCACATTTGAGAAAATCATTGATGCAAAAGTGATGGAGAAAACATATTCTACATTTTCACTCAAATAATGTTGTCCTGCAGACACAATACCGTACAAAGAGATTTAAGAAATATTTTGAACTTATATCTTGTATCCTTGTGgctgaaaaaaaaataaaaaaaatattgatgaaAAATTAAGAATCACGCCCAATTGGTCCTACTCTATTCCCTGAAGCGAATGTGACATCCCATAATGAGAAAGCAAATACCACACAACAAAAGTGGTCGAGTACGTGGTCATGGACGTGGGCGTGTATACGAATATGGTCGAGTTCGAGGCTGAGGTGGTTCTCTCAATAACTCATATCCCCACCGGAAGTAGGACAAAGATGGTAACAAACAAGAGAAAGATAAAAATGATATGTGACCAATGTATGTTACCGTTATGGAGGAAAAAGGCCATTGGTCTACTAAAACAAGAAGAATTTATAATAGAATTTACTAGATAATATTGAAGAACTTAAATATGTGGTCTTGCTCTTCCCTGaagaaaattatttatcaaGGGTGTTATAGGTTGAAATGTAAATATACCCTTGATTGTTGTTTACAAGTGGACATAGGTTCACGACTTAAGTCTGGACATTTGACCATTAAAGGCCCGCAGACCTTTTAGAgaagtacaagaaaatatgacCTAGTAAACTATAATAGTTGTTAAATCTTGTTGTCAAGATACCCTATATATCGTTCATGAAACTAATTTCGTCCTGCAGACACGATAATTTTGAGAAAGATAGTTCATATATTGTCTTTTGGTGGATGAACAAAATACCGAAATCCTGAAGAAAAATATTATTCTTACATTCAACTAGGTAAACCATTCCCAGAAGTGAATGAGAAATGTATGAATAAAAATGGTAAAGATAATGTCAATAGTCATGATCGAGATCGAATGTGAAAGTAAAACATAGTATTATCATGACGGAATAAATGAGTATGAATGCAATTTCAAAATACACCAGAAGTGAGATTGTAAATTATGAAAATCAGGTAAAAGTTAATGATGAGAAAACTCAAACTTTATATTTTTGGTTGGTTGctgagaaaatattaaataaaagttGGGCCCATTACACCAAAACATCTTGTTGAGCTTTATTAGTACTCATTACAAGAGAATAAATTATAGATAAACATGGTGTATAAAGATAATGAAAACATATGTCTAATAGACATTGTAGCACGCCCTCCGAACCAAATTTATATACATGCAAGGATAAGGGGGAGATAGCTCTCAACATAATAAAATTAGTAGTATATGATCAGGATTATAATACAATATGTTAAACTTAATACAAATATTTGATCATGTCTTATTGACTCGCTCTATGAGCATGAGTACTATACTACATTCTGAAGATGTATACTTTTGTGATATGTACCAAAGTTGTAATGGATACTCTTGAAGAGTACAAGCTATCttccataagttttgtttagattGTCTTGCTGTTAAAATTGAGACACCAGCttgtgtcgttatatcacatcacaatatgttcaaattatagtattttataattacagtgatcactttgagaagataaccaacagttatcgaatgaaatactttatatgatattatatacgcatgatgtgataatccaggccatctgggtttaagaacacccgttatgagaatttgagaattcttgtcaaataaaattttatgtgctgacactccctcatatgttgtatatattcaaaggcaggacaaaatgatgaggttgagttgtatttcaatcgaatagttataatgaatcgattgagaaaataaatacaagagatattaatgattttgaaaaattgtataatgataggtgatttgaagttcaccatgatagtaagtgacctgaagttcaccaaaatgatagtaggtgacttgaagatcaccaataagtttacaagtattttgtgattgatttaagtatcataaataAGCATCATAAACCTCTTGATCGGGGCAATCATACGTCAGCACGAAAAGggaaaatatgaagaaaacaactgcatattatatctactccccataatcaatgttaatctccagaagagaacaaaagtgtgtaatatttatcaaaatacacgttgaaaagtgtattatttagttggtgaaatttttttatgccccataacatattgaaaatattttcccaacttagggggagacgagcaagaataagttggcaaaattgaaagataataaattgatccccatatgagtaagtgtacatgccagctttatgtcctcgaagtatgtttggacataaatatctatgacttgattGTGTTAAATTGTTACATGTTCAAAGGCATAAAGGTGTATGAtagtcatagtgctcgatgttacatatagtgttgagaaatatatatcttgccaatatttatttaaatctctacacctgaagtgtagattatatatacggttccaacatagtgattatatgaaaatgatggcaagataatgcagttgatgatatttttgaaaataaagaaaacactattaattatatagtgtatgaaatacctttgaagtggtatagatatctgaaaataatagatggcccatgaaaaaaaaaatggtacctattgaataagtattcagatatcattgatgaatagcatGCAAAACATATGTTGATTAATTTTGATGATACAGGTAgatgatggaaccgaaatataatgcatatgcgagaaataatggatTTTGAATAGGGGATCGTAGATCTATGTCTATTTCGATGTAGACATcattataatgatcaaatgagctcatggacccgaagtccaacaagttatggatttgGAATATCCACGCTGTACAGTGTTTTGCATTTGAGTCTtgcattcatatacatgtgtagttaataggtaaatgcatcatttatcttacatttagtttgttttatgttttttcatggtatgatttttatattcaattataatttcatattacatgtttcaaaactattattATGTCGTATATGAATATGCATCCAAAGAATAGTAAGACAGATTTGCAACTTTATGAAGAAATTTATAAGTGGAGATTCTTACTCCATTGGCTTAATAGTTGTgaaagaagtatatatataatgttgatttaatagcatgttatgaatcatgcaaataagaagagttcctgaagaactatatatgatgttcttaaacatctaGCCCTTTAAGTTTTGCACATGAATATACAACATTGATAAGATATTATCAAAACTCTAAAAGAGTATTTTGAAATGTTgtctcaaccagtagtttgagtacttgaAATTTATGAAATACGCATATTAATTTATTCATGAAAGAATTATTGTATAACTATGAATCATCTTAAAATTTAAGATAAATGTATGTATTGTCCTTCCAATTGATATTAttttatggtccagaagaaccataaataAGATTATTAGATATATTACACCTCCAAGTTGGACAATGATATTGTTATTTATCTTGTATTGCCATAAAAGTATATGACCAAAGAAAGTTTAATCATTATTGATCGAAAACTACCATTTATGACCTCTAGAAGAAGGTATATATGTTCAATATGTATGGATAAGTTTTGCAATATCATGTATAAGAAAATATATTCATCTCAGGTGAAgttttattatattatacatcgGGAAACTCGAAAACAAACGTATCGAATGAGATAGAGAAAAACACAAGATCTTGCAGGTAATATTTTCAAAGCTTTGGTGATAAAGATATTCACTTCATTTGTTCAAGTGGAGGATTGAAGATTCAAGTTAAACTATGGAGAATCGAGTTTCAAGGAACTCCATGATGCTGCATTTGAAGAGCTACTCAACAATATTGGATTGATTGCACTTAAAGATCTCAAATATTGTATTCATCAGGGGGAGAAATACGTGTTGCACTCTTTTTTCCTTAACCAAGGTTTTGtcccactgggttttcctggtaaggtttttaacgagGCAACATCTCAAGCGTATTATGAAGAATGATGTACTCTTTTTCCTTCACTAGGTTTTTATCCCACAGGGTTTTCCTAGTAAGGTTTTAACGAGGCACAGTCTtcaataatggacatccaagggggagtgttatgaaatattgggtggatgcccattatacccctagtatatatttccggaatattctagatcttagggtttattgttcCCCAAGCGAACCCTATTctattatatgtatatataccccATTGTTCATGGAATAAGATACACAGttgttctctcctaatttctCCTCTTTCATCTCTTTATTCACAACATTTCCCACTTtttcatacacttttcccacttttttaTACATCATTATTAcattttcttacacattctacatttttcccacttttcaatcaccacctccacttttatttatactttatcaataaacaattatctactttttcctttccccaaaaaaaaatattctcaatcattacctcttacacaccattcaattttattaattaccgtgtacatgtccaaagtggacacgtatttaggaacggagggagtatcaattTTTCAAGTACAGTCGGATGAATCAAGTGGATATCATCCTCAcggctacaacaaatcgttaAACCCTCTTTTTGAAAAGGGTTGTATATTCCAACGTTATATACGGGAGGCGTTCTACAGTGCAAGATTTATTAAACGACcgtagttttgatgaaggataccttatttgattcaatttgtcatgtatttgttagatctatATTTCTCTTGTACGTGTTGTATGACTCttataatgaattaattttcctttttaaaaaaaaaaattgttttccttattttatttaattttattacttcgtataattattatttagtttACCGATTAGATTGCTTTCCTTATCGTTTAGTTTCCCCTCAATCTTTCTCCCTACTTTCATAACAATATACCAAATATACGACAGACTTGtataaaactaaactaaatcaCCAATATCTTGCATTCACATTTTGCTCTTACAATACTATACAATTACATGGAATCAAAAGCGTTCTAACACCGAGCCTTGTCTTTGTTATATTTGTATGATTTTGcaaaatatataaaaagaaGCAATTCTATGCAACTAAGACCAGCAAGCAGCCAATAAAAGTAATCTAAGTGTGAGCGATTTAAGTTATCTGAAATCCAACTATTTCCCCTTCTTCTTGTTGCTTTATTGATGAATGATATAAGAAAGCTGCTTAAAAAGTCTCCTAATCCATGTATACTTGCATATAGTGCCAATCCAACACTACTGATTTCATTCGGAACTTGATCATAGAAAAATTCTTGCAGGCCAGTCATAGTACAAAAATCTGTCATTCCGAATAACACATACTGTGGAACCAGCCACCAGAAACTCATTGGCACTGTTGCATCAGGGGAGTCGATCATCCCATGTCGCGATGCAGTCTTAAGTCTTTTATTCTCTATCACAGCGCTAACTACCATCGTAATAATTGATAAGAACAACCCAATTCCAACTCTCTGAAGCATTGTTATTCCAGCAGGCTTTCCGGTCAATTTTCTGGCGGCTGGCACAATCATATAATCATAAATAGGGACTAATATAAGAATAGTGATGTCCATAACACATTGTAAGGATGCTGCTGGTATTGTAAACTTGGACCCTATTTTTCTATCTAATGTAACACCTTGTTTGATAACCAAAGTCCCGTGTTGGGCGTAGACAATTGCAAAGATGAAAGTTATTGCCCATATGGGAAACAACCTAAGTATTGCCTTTGCCTCTTCAACCTCACTCTCACTGCAAGCTTTTCCGCCATTCCCTTCCTCGTTAGGTGCTCCAATTAAAGCTTTATCGAGGAACCTCAACTGTCGAGGTTGAGGTTGGGGTTCTCGTGCTTCTTCTTCATCACCAGCAACAGGAACAGGAAGTGTAGCATTCCAATTCCTAGCTGCTCTGACAAACACTCTTCCAATACTCCTGAATGGACTTTCTCCTTCAACTTTCAGAGTGTAGCGATAAGACATACTACCGAGCAAGAATATGATCAAGGCAGTTACCATGACACCGCATGGAATTCCAAATCCGAGACCCCAGCTGATATTATCCTGAACATAGCTTAACAATCCAAGACCTAACAAAGCACCTACAGAAATACCAAAACTCCACCAGTTAAAGAAAGAACTTTTGGCTTTGCATTCCATAGGGTGATTTCCATCAAACTGATCAGCACCAAAAGCCTGTATACAAGGCCTGTGACCGCCTCTACCAACATCTGCCAGATAAAGGGCAACAAAGAATACTACTTTCTGCAAACTCCCCTTATTGGTAAGCCAAGGTAACGCTGCTGATATAGTTAGCAAGCCTAACCCCTGGTAAGCCAACAATAGTAAATATAATTACCATATTATCCCATATATATGCaaatgaacaaaaaaaaatgtaaagatTATGGTAATGAGTGTAGAAGCTAATTAAGTGATACTAACCAAGATATAAATTACAGAAGAAGCAACAATGGT contains these protein-coding regions:
- the LOC110787042 gene encoding pre-mRNA-splicing factor SLU7-A-like; this translates as MAIASVAFKSREDHRKQFELEEARKAGLAPAEVDEDGKEINPHIPQYMSSAPWYLNSNKPSLKHQRKWKSDPNYTKSWYNRGEKGFQASKRLMFQTMHNRVLSVFYWWKENRPVVLYVSFNPS